DNA from Kitasatospora acidiphila:
GTCTTCACCGGGCTCATGTACCACGACTATTCGGCGCGGTTCCTGGCCATTCCGGAGGGCTACGAGGGCTACATCGGCAACGGGAACGCCGGCAGCATCGCCTCCGGCCGGGTCGCCTACACCTTCGGTCTGGTGGGCCCGGCGGTGACGGTGGACACGGCGTGTTCGTCGTCGCTGGTGGCACTGCACCTGGCGGCGCAGGCGCTCCAACGGGGCGAGTGCTCCATGGCGTTGGTCGGTGGTGTGACGGTGATGTCCACTCCGAGGACGTTCATCGAGTTCAGTCGCCAGCGCGGCCTGGCGACGGACGGCCGGTGCAAGTCCTACTCGGCGGACGCCGACGGCACGGGCTGGGGCGAGGGCGCCGGCATGCTGCTGGTCGAGCGGTTGTCGGACGCGGTGGCGAACGGCCACAAGGTGCTTGCGGTGGTGCGGGGTTCGGCGGTGAACCAGGACGGCGCCAGTAGTGGTCTGACCGCGCCGAGCGGTCCGTCGCAGCAGCGGGTGATCCGGCAGGCGCTGGCGAGTGCCGGGCTGTCCACCGTCGATGTGGACGCCGTCGAGGGTCATGGAACGGGGACGCGGTTGGGTGACCCGATCGAGGCGCAGGCGCTGCTGGCGACCTACGGCCAGAGCCGGGATTCCGAACGCCCGTTGTGGTTGGGCTCGTTGAAGTCGAACATCGGTCACACGCAGGCGGCTGCCGGTGTGGCGGGTGTGATCAAGATGGTGATGGCGATGCGGGAGGGCGTGCTTCCGCAGACGCTGCACGTCGATGAGCCGTCGCAGGAGGTGGATTGGGCCTCCGGCGCGGTGGAGTTGCTGACGGAGTCGCGGGCGTGGCCGGAGACGGGCCGCGCGCGTCGGTCTGCGGTGTCGTCGTTCGGTGTGAGTGGGACGAATGCGCACGTGATCCTGGAGCAGGCGGAGGAGCCTGCGGAGGTGGCGGATTCGGGGGCTTTGGTTGGGCTTCCGGTGGTGCCGTTGGTGGTGTCGGGCAAGTCTGAGGAGGCGGTGCGGGGTCAGGCTGCGGCGCTGTTGGAGTGGGTGCGTGAGGGTGATGTCCGGGTGCTGGATGCGGCGTTCTCGGTGTTGACGTCGCGTTCGGTGTTCGAGCATCGGGCGGCTGTGGTGGCGGCGGATCGTGGTGAACTGCTCACCGCCCTTGGAGGGTTGGCGTCGGGTGCGGTCGGGGTGTCGGGTGTGGTGTCTGGTCGGTTGGGGGTGGTGTTCTCGGGTCAGGGTTCGCAGTGGGCGGGTATGGGGCGGGAGTTGGGTGAGGCGTTCCCGGTGTTCGCCCAGGCGTATGAGGCGGTGTGTGCACAGCTGGGGGTGGAGCTGCCGTCGGATGACTTGATCCATCAGACCGGGTTTGCGCAGCCGGGGATTTTCGCGCTGGAGGTGGCGCTGTACCGGCTGTTGGAGTCGTGGGGTGTGACGGCCGGGGTGTTGGCCGGGCATTCGGTGGGTGAGATCGCTGCCGCGCATGTGGCGGGGGTGTTGTCGCTGGAGGATGCGTGTGCGCTGGTGGTGGCGCGTGGGCGGTTGATGCAGGCGCTGCCGGTGGGTGGCGCGATGGTGGCGGTCGGCGGGTCCGAGGAGACGGTCCGCGAGGTGCTGGCGCAGGCCGAGGGTGTGTGGGTGGCGGCGGTGAACGGTCCGTCGTCGGTCGTGCTGTCGGGCCTTGAGGAGCCGGTTCTGGCCGCCGCCACAAAGCTTGCGGAGCAGGGTTGCCGTACGCGGCGTCTGACGGTGAGTCATGCGTTCCACTCGGGTCTGATGGATCCGATGC
Protein-coding regions in this window:
- a CDS encoding type I polyketide synthase encodes the protein MTSNEEKLVDYLKWVTADLQKTRERVQELEAGEREPIAIVGMSCRYPGGVRSPEDLWNLVLNGSDAVSGFPVDRGWDLDGLYDPDPDAKGRTTVTEGGFLHEAAEFDPAFFGIGPKEAAAMDPQQRLLLELTWEAFERAGIRPESARGEQVGVFTGLMYHDYSARFLAIPEGYEGYIGNGNAGSIASGRVAYTFGLVGPAVTVDTACSSSLVALHLAAQALQRGECSMALVGGVTVMSTPRTFIEFSRQRGLATDGRCKSYSADADGTGWGEGAGMLLVERLSDAVANGHKVLAVVRGSAVNQDGASSGLTAPSGPSQQRVIRQALASAGLSTVDVDAVEGHGTGTRLGDPIEAQALLATYGQSRDSERPLWLGSLKSNIGHTQAAAGVAGVIKMVMAMREGVLPQTLHVDEPSQEVDWASGAVELLTESRAWPETGRARRSAVSSFGVSGTNAHVILEQAEEPAEVADSGALVGLPVVPLVVSGKSEEAVRGQAAALLEWVREGDVRVLDAAFSVLTSRSVFEHRAAVVAADRGELLTALGGLASGAVGVSGVVSGRLGVVFSGQGSQWAGMGRELGEAFPVFAQAYEAVCAQLGVELPSDDLIHQTGFAQPGIFALEVALYRLLESWGVTAGVLAGHSVGEIAAAHVAGVLSLEDACALVVARGRLMQALPVGGAMVAVGGSEETVREVLAQAEGVWVAAVNGPSSVVLSGLEEPVLAAATKLAEQGCRTRRLTVSHAFHSGLMDPMLEEFAGVVAGLELREPVLPLVSTVTGRVETELWTQPQYWVRQVREAVRFADGVAAMLELGVGSFVEVGRMRFCPGWSPSACRRTARPALWCRPCARDATRSVAWWRRWRACTPPAPRSPGTRCSRAPTLVASTCRRTPSSAAATGWKPHQKRTLRAWAWWAPSTLC